The proteins below come from a single Cetobacterium sp. ZOR0034 genomic window:
- a CDS encoding NAD(P)/FAD-dependent oxidoreductase, whose protein sequence is MRYVIIGASAAGINGAENLRALDKNAEIILISKDTEVYSRCILHHYIGNMRDVEGINFVDKDFFQKNNINWMKGREVISLDEKNKSIQLDNGEVVTYDKVLIATGSRPFFPPLENIHGKTNVVGLKSLDDCNTILELSKTSKNIVVVGAGLIGMDAVVGLLHNENVDAKISLIEMADRLLPLQLDKEASLAYEEKMIEHGVDLHFTSKVTGLDVNPENDSLINGLYFETTREDRTDIEHIPADLVIVCAGVRPNIQFLENTSIATDRLGLLFNPKGETNVKDVYGAGDVSGRGTIWPVAVKEGIAATSNMAGVERDMDDFFYAKSTMNFFDIPTLSLGCHSAFDKIEGLTVESIRERNGVYKKIAHKDGHIYGAIIQGDLAYTGVLAQLIRLYIDISKIKKSVFNIDYSDFFNIDAELQFEYRD, encoded by the coding sequence ATGAGATATGTTATAATTGGTGCTTCGGCTGCTGGAATAAATGGAGCTGAAAACCTAAGAGCTTTAGATAAAAATGCAGAGATTATTTTAATCTCAAAAGATACAGAAGTTTACTCTAGATGTATTCTTCATCACTATATTGGAAATATGAGAGATGTTGAAGGAATAAACTTTGTCGATAAAGATTTCTTCCAAAAAAACAATATAAATTGGATGAAAGGTAGAGAGGTTATCTCTTTAGATGAAAAAAATAAGTCTATACAATTAGATAACGGTGAAGTTGTAACTTATGACAAAGTTTTGATTGCAACTGGTTCTAGACCATTCTTCCCTCCTCTTGAAAATATTCATGGAAAAACGAATGTTGTTGGTTTAAAATCTTTAGATGACTGTAATACAATTTTAGAACTTTCTAAAACTAGCAAAAACATAGTTGTTGTTGGAGCAGGGCTTATCGGTATGGATGCTGTTGTTGGATTGCTACATAATGAAAATGTAGATGCTAAAATTTCGCTAATTGAGATGGCAGATAGATTGCTTCCACTTCAACTGGATAAAGAAGCTTCTTTAGCTTATGAAGAAAAAATGATTGAACATGGAGTGGATCTACACTTCACTTCAAAAGTAACAGGTCTTGATGTAAATCCTGAAAATGACTCACTGATAAATGGATTATATTTTGAAACTACTAGAGAGGACAGAACTGATATCGAGCACATCCCAGCAGATTTAGTTATAGTTTGTGCTGGTGTTCGTCCTAATATTCAATTTTTAGAAAATACATCTATTGCCACTGATAGATTAGGATTACTTTTCAATCCAAAAGGTGAAACAAATGTAAAAGATGTATATGGAGCTGGGGATGTAAGTGGTAGAGGAACTATTTGGCCTGTGGCTGTAAAAGAGGGGATTGCTGCAACATCAAATATGGCTGGAGTTGAAAGAGATATGGATGATTTCTTCTACGCAAAATCAACTATGAACTTCTTTGATATTCCTACTCTATCTTTAGGGTGTCACAGTGCATTTGATAAAATTGAAGGATTGACTGTTGAAAGCATCAGAGAAAGAAATGGTGTTTATAAAAAAATTGCTCATAAAGATGGACATATATATGGAGCTATAATTCAAGGTGACTTAGCTTACACAGGTGTACTAGCACAACTTATAAGACTATACATCGATATATCAAAAATTAAAAAATCAGTATTCAACATTGATTACTCTGACTTCTTCAATATAGATGCAGAGTTACAATTTGAATACAGAGACTAA
- a CDS encoding TDT family transporter: MIKTTLDRLERFPVGAIATTVGACTLANAYLLLNFTLLRSIFMIIGIVVFILATIKIFRHKEAFLAEYSNTIPASLYGTYSMLAMIIGAFLLPYSPFLGKNLWLFGIFFHAFAICIFTYRNVIKNFKIETFVPSWFVTYNGIMVSVVVGGAMNEPTILKWVTIYGLIAFFSIIPFMIRRLITKPLPDMVYHTKAILLAPSSLCAISYLNVMKEPNLKVAIFLYGIVFITLISILLSIPKFFSFNFHPGFAGTTFPMAVGTVATFRMSAYLASINLVEYSNILRNIAGIQLYITTGIISFVFYNFLKKVKATSK; this comes from the coding sequence ATGATTAAAACAACACTTGATAGGCTTGAACGTTTTCCTGTAGGAGCTATCGCCACAACAGTTGGTGCATGTACTCTTGCAAACGCTTATCTACTACTAAACTTTACTCTTCTTAGAAGTATTTTTATGATTATTGGAATAGTAGTATTTATCTTAGCAACAATTAAAATATTTAGACACAAAGAGGCTTTTTTAGCAGAGTATAGCAATACAATTCCTGCTAGTTTATATGGAACATACTCTATGCTAGCAATGATCATAGGGGCATTTTTACTTCCATATAGCCCTTTCTTAGGAAAAAATCTATGGTTATTTGGAATTTTCTTCCACGCATTTGCTATCTGTATATTCACATATAGAAATGTAATTAAAAACTTCAAAATTGAAACTTTTGTACCTAGCTGGTTTGTTACTTATAATGGAATAATGGTTTCTGTTGTTGTTGGTGGAGCTATGAATGAACCTACTATTTTAAAATGGGTTACAATCTATGGTTTGATAGCTTTCTTCTCAATAATACCATTTATGATTAGAAGACTTATTACAAAACCGTTACCAGATATGGTTTATCACACAAAAGCTATTCTATTGGCACCGTCAAGTCTTTGTGCTATTAGCTATTTAAATGTTATGAAAGAACCAAATCTTAAAGTTGCTATTTTCCTTTATGGAATAGTTTTCATTACTCTGATCTCTATTCTATTAAGTATTCCAAAGTTCTTCAGTTTTAACTTCCATCCAGGATTTGCAGGAACTACCTTCCCAATGGCTGTTGGAACAGTTGCAACATTCAGAATGAGTGCTTACTTAGCGAGTATAAATCTTGTAGAATATTCAAATATACTTAGAAATATAGCTGGAATTCAACTTTATATCACTACCGGAATAATTTCATTCGTATTTTATAATTTCTTGAAAAAAGTTAAAGCCACTTCTAAATAA
- a CDS encoding bifunctional diguanylate cyclase/phosphodiesterase, which yields MGINFMLLIFIVFQIGVFLKYLQIKKQLTKDDLTKLYSRKTYNEFCKSKNSSTGVTFLLNLNNFKKVNDLYGHEEGDLVLSQTSIFLKQIFIKDEIFRISGDEFYIFSYNIKNPSDKIEKLRELFSNSFLMKKYNVSFTLGYHKKSSCISLHESLKCSDMAIAAIKKNSEIWYKEATSNFIERARRNEKIKSLLETSINNEFYAVFQPKYNLSDNTLSGAEALARWENHELKFISPAEFIPLAEKMGIVYKIDYKIAEEAIKKVASLLDKKSIKNDFRLSFNMSSETFMREDMIPYIFDLLNFYKVDGKNIEIEITETMILTNSKTTIERLEKLKEKDILISMDDFTAGYSTVGLLATLPVDIVKFDRSLILAMNEDEQKGKVIYKGLVKIMKSLGLKIVAEGIEKQEDLEFLIQNSVEYGQGFLLGKPQRDFLN from the coding sequence GTGGGCATTAATTTTATGCTTTTAATTTTCATCGTATTTCAAATAGGAGTATTTTTAAAGTATTTACAAATAAAAAAGCAATTAACAAAAGATGATTTAACAAAGCTATATAGCAGAAAAACTTATAACGAGTTTTGTAAATCGAAAAACTCTAGTACAGGGGTTACATTTTTATTAAATCTTAATAATTTTAAAAAAGTAAATGATCTATACGGTCATGAAGAGGGAGATCTAGTTTTATCTCAAACAAGTATATTCTTAAAACAAATCTTTATAAAAGATGAGATTTTTAGAATTTCTGGAGACGAGTTCTACATATTTTCATATAATATCAAAAATCCTTCAGATAAAATAGAAAAACTAAGAGAGTTATTTTCTAACTCTTTTTTAATGAAAAAATATAATGTTTCATTTACTTTAGGTTATCATAAAAAATCTAGTTGTATCTCACTACATGAATCTTTAAAGTGCTCTGATATGGCTATCGCAGCAATCAAAAAAAACAGTGAAATTTGGTATAAAGAGGCAACAAGCAACTTTATTGAAAGAGCAAGAAGAAATGAAAAAATCAAGTCTCTTCTTGAAACTTCAATAAACAACGAGTTTTATGCTGTTTTTCAACCTAAATACAATCTTAGTGACAATACTTTAAGCGGTGCTGAAGCTCTAGCTCGTTGGGAAAATCATGAACTTAAGTTTATAAGTCCTGCAGAGTTTATTCCTTTAGCTGAAAAAATGGGAATTGTTTATAAAATTGATTATAAAATCGCTGAAGAAGCTATAAAAAAAGTTGCATCTCTTTTAGATAAAAAATCTATTAAAAATGATTTTAGACTGTCATTTAATATGTCATCTGAAACTTTTATGAGAGAGGATATGATTCCATATATTTTTGATCTTCTAAATTTTTATAAAGTTGATGGAAAAAATATAGAGATTGAAATAACAGAAACTATGATTTTAACTAATTCAAAAACTACAATTGAAAGATTGGAAAAATTAAAGGAAAAAGATATACTCATATCTATGGATGATTTCACAGCTGGATATTCTACGGTTGGACTTCTAGCGACACTTCCAGTAGATATAGTAAAGTTTGATAGATCACTAATTTTAGCTATGAACGAAGATGAACAAAAAGGAAAAGTTATATACAAAGGTTTAGTTAAAATTATGAAAAGTTTAGGTTTAAAAATTGTTGCAGAGGGTATAGAAAAACAAGAGGATTTAGAATTTCTTATTCAAAACTCTGTCGAATATGGTCAAGGCTTCCTTTTAGGAAAGCCTCAAAGAGACTTTCTAAATTAG
- a CDS encoding endonuclease/exonuclease/phosphatase family protein, with protein sequence MKLLTLNCHSWQEENQIEKMKYLAEVIVQEGYDIIALQEVNQLIADKIVYSDVRESNFAYILCEELKRIGVIYNFVWDYHHIGYDVFHEGTGILFKGEIEEHISDFIGTSKDTNFWKSRKFTMISQSIGEEIVDFYSCHLGWWNDSDNSFEKQVDDLLKFANERGNRYFLMGDFNNDANVRGEGYDYLLERGLRDTYSYALKNDDGVTVPGAIAGWEGKCNASKRIDFILSNRDELKIKSSEVIFNGKNRDVISDHFGVAVETF encoded by the coding sequence ATGAAACTACTTACTTTGAACTGTCACTCATGGCAGGAGGAAAATCAAATAGAAAAAATGAAATACCTCGCCGAAGTTATTGTTCAAGAGGGGTATGATATAATAGCGTTACAAGAGGTGAATCAACTTATAGCGGATAAAATTGTCTATAGTGATGTGAGAGAAAGTAATTTTGCATATATACTTTGTGAAGAGTTGAAAAGAATAGGAGTAATTTATAACTTTGTTTGGGATTATCACCATATAGGTTATGATGTTTTTCATGAAGGGACTGGTATTCTATTTAAAGGAGAGATTGAAGAGCATATAAGTGATTTTATTGGAACTTCAAAAGATACTAATTTTTGGAAAAGTAGAAAATTTACTATGATATCACAAAGTATAGGGGAAGAGATTGTAGATTTCTATAGCTGTCATCTTGGTTGGTGGAATGATTCTGATAACTCTTTTGAAAAGCAAGTTGATGATTTATTAAAATTTGCGAATGAAAGAGGAAATAGATATTTTCTTATGGGGGATTTTAATAATGATGCCAATGTTAGAGGAGAGGGATATGATTATCTTTTGGAAAGAGGGCTTAGGGATACATACTCCTATGCTTTAAAAAATGATGATGGAGTTACAGTTCCTGGAGCTATAGCTGGATGGGAAGGAAAATGTAATGCCTCAAAAAGAATAGATTTTATTTTAAGTAATAGAGATGAATTAAAAATAAAATCTAGTGAAGTTATTTTTAATGGAAAGAATAGAGATGTAATCTCTGATCATTTTGGAGTAGCTGTAGAGACTTTCTAA